Proteins encoded within one genomic window of Platichthys flesus chromosome 13, fPlaFle2.1, whole genome shotgun sequence:
- the stam2 gene encoding signal transducing adapter molecule 2 gives MPLFSQNPFDQDVEKATNENNTTDDWGLIMDICDKIGTTANGPKDSLRSIVKRINHKVPHVSMQAVNLLGACVSNCGKIFHLEICSREFATEVRTVLGRAHPKVCEKLKAMMVEWAEGFQKDPQLSLIGATIKSLKDDGITFPSSSSQGSTTKVSTPAVSKASNDDDLAKAIELSLQEQKQQVETRPLAVTSEPPSYANGGGGQEARKVRALYDFEAAEDNELTFKAGEVILVLDDSDPNWWKGENHRGVGLFPSNFVSTNLNAEPEPVAYVEKTASAEELSQETKVEPEPVFIDEGKMDRTLALLQNADPANLTPDTQELIQLEGACEQMNPMIDEQLEEIDRKHSELSELNVKVLEALELYNKLMNEAPFYSPYSKMQPQYAPTGPAVTMQGYLGPNNAPYLPPGMSQVPAAQPYNPHSDQPAPLHSLPPNVSAPPNCQVAQPPYMSGGMNTQYMNQAVGASYPPQGGVAMDIPTYHNSGMPPVSYPVAAPLHQAPQQQQQQTTYYQQPLL, from the exons ATGCCTTTGTTTTCCCAAAACCCGTTTGACCAAGATGTCG aGAAGGCaaccaatgaaaacaacacaacagatgaCTGGGGCCTGATTATGGACATCTGCGACAAGATCGGGACGACAGCCAATGG ACCAAAGGACAGCTTGAGATCCATCGTGAAGAGAATCAATCACAAAGTTCCTCATGTTTCCATGCAGGCCGTCAAT TTGCTGGGAGCCTGTGTGTCGAACTGTGGCAAAATATTCCACTTGGAAATATGTTCAAGGGAGTTTGCCACTGAAGTACGGACCGTGCTGGGCAGG GCTCACCCGAAGGTGTGTGAAAAGCTAAAGGCGATGATGGTGGAGTGGGCAGAAGGCTTCCAGAAGGATCCACAGCTCAGCCTTATCGGCGCCACCATCAAGTCTCTGAAAGATGACGGCATCACTTTCCCCTCGTCATCCTCACAG GGGTCGACAACAAAGGTCAGCACACCTGCTGTAAGCAAAGCATCTAATGATGACGACCTGGCTAAAG CCATCGAGTTGTCCTTGcaggagcagaagcagcaggtgGAGACACGCCCCCTGGCCGTAACCTCCGAGCCCCCAAGCTACGCCAATGGTGGAGGGGGGCAGGAGGCCCGGAAGGTGCGCGCCCTGTACGACTTTGAAGCGGCTGAAGATAATGAGTTGACCTTCAAAGCTGGAGAAGTTATTCTGGTTTTGGATGACAG TGATCCAAACTGGTGGAAAGGAGAGAACCACAGAGGAGTCGGCCTCTTCCCTTCCAACTTTGTCTCAACTAATCTGAATGCTGAACCGGAACCAG tgGCTTATGTTGAAAAAACTGCCAGTGCTGAAGAGCTGAGCCAGGAAACCAAAGTTGAGCCTGAGCCTGTCTTCATAGATGAG GGGAAGATGGACAGAACGCTGGCACTGCTGCAGAATGCAGATCCTGCGAATCTGACTCCTGACACCCAAGAGCTGATCCAGCTGGAGG GAGCGTGTGAACAAATGAACCCGATGATTgatgagcagctggaggagattgACAG GAAACACTCAGAGTTGTCAGAGTTGAATGTGAAAGTTTTGGAGGCTCTGGAGCTTTACAACAAGCTCATGAACGAGGCTCCATTCTACTCACCCTACTCCAAGATGCAGCCGCAGTACGCACCAACCGGCCCAGCTGTGACCATGCAG GGCTACCTCGGACCAAACAACGCCCCCTACCTGCCTCCAGGGATGTCCCAGGTTCCTGCCGCACAGCCTTACAACCCCCACAGCGACCAGCCCGCCCCTCTGCATTCACTGCCCCCAAATGTCTCGGCACCGCCCAACTGCCAAGTGGCTCAGCCTCCCTACATGAG CGGTGGCATGAACACTCAGTACATGAACCAAGCCGTGGGAGCTTCTTACCCTCCTCAGGGCGGCGTGGCCATGGACATACCGACCTATCACAACTCGGGCATGCCTCCCGTGTCCTATCCTGTGGctgctcctcttcaccaggctccgcagcagcagcagcagcagacgacGTATTATCAACAGCCGCTGCTGTAA